One Amblyomma americanum isolate KBUSLIRL-KWMA chromosome 8, ASM5285725v1, whole genome shotgun sequence DNA window includes the following coding sequences:
- the LOC144102474 gene encoding uncharacterized protein LOC144102474: MSSKLESLESSVSLLSDKFDEFQTRLLAQEKSTKDVTKRVERLEKPEWACEIAQLNKNVDSLEWRSRRLNIEIHGLPETENEDLLKKVNEIGTKLELDEVCSSDITALHRLPAKPGKTRGVIVRFAKQDVRDAWLANRQALRDDNTGKYMCENMTRYTRTLLTVAKEWAKESGYAFVWHVNGKVLVRKQAGARAVVIRDKDDLANLR; encoded by the coding sequence ATGTCCAGCAAGCTTGAGTCGCTTGAGTCATCCGTCAGCCTGCTCTCAGATAAATTTGATGAGTTTCAAACACGTCTTCTAGCCCAAGAAAAGTCGACAAAGGATGTCACGAAGCGTGTAGAGCGGCTTGAGAAACCTGAATGGGCCTGTGAAATTGCACAGCTCAATAAGAACGTTGACAGTCTAGAATGGCGCAGTCGTCGACTGAACATCGAAATCCATGGTCTACCAGAGACGGAAAACGAGGACTTACTAAAGAAAGTGAATGAAATAGGCACAAAACTGGAACTTGATGAGGTGTGCTCGAGTGACATAACAGCCCTGCACAGGCTTCCCGCGAAGCCGGGAAAAACACGGGGCGTAATTGTTCGCTTCGCAAAGCAGGACGTTCGTGATGCCTGGCTAGCAAACAGGCAGGcgctacgtgatgacaacaccggAAAGTACATGTGTGAAAATATGACTCGGTACACTCGCACTCTTCTGACAGTTGCCAAAGAATGGGCTAAGGAATCCGGCTACGCGTTCGTTTGGCACGTGAATGGAAAGGTGCTTGTACGGAAACAAGCCGGTGCACGAGCAGTTGTCATCCGCGATAAGGATGACCTCGCCAATCTGAGGTGA